The nucleotide sequence TCGACTACGAAACCGTCCTGGCCGACGTCCATCGTCTGATCGAAATGGGATCCTTTGATGATGTGACGTTTGACATCCAAGAAACACCCGCCGACGCGGCCCAGCCCGGCGTGATCGTCACCTTCAAAGTTCGCGAACGTCCGGTCATCACCGAAGTGATCTTTTTCGGCAACACTCGCATCAATGACCGCGAACTGCGGGGCAGGGCGGGGCTGACCAAGAAAGACCCACTGAACCCCTACGCCATCGAATCGGCCCAACGCCGCCTGATCGACTACTATCACGAAGAAGGCTTCAACCGCGTCGCGATCTCCGTGGAATACGGACAACCCGATGCACCGGAGGGCCAACGACTGTCCAGCGGCGAAGTCGTCTTCCGCATCAACGAAGGCCAAAAAGAACGCATTCGCACCATCCGCATGGTGGGAAACACCATTGTCAGTGGCTCGCGACTAAAAAGCATCATCAAAAGCCGTGACGCTCGGTACGGTGCGACGCTGTACGTCGGTAACACCGCCGATCTGCAAAAAATCAATCGTGACGTCGACATCCTGCAGGCCTATTACCACAACCTGGGATTCTTGACCGCATCGGTCGGCCGCAGCATCGAGTACGAAGAAAACGGCAAATTCATGTCGGTCACCTTCGACATCCACGAAGGCCCCCGGTTCCGCATCGGCGACATTCAAATCGTCGGCAATCAATACGTCACCGAAGAATCACTGCGTGCCCGACACGAATTGATCTCCGGTGCAACGTTCAGTGGCACCAAAATGCAACTGGACATCGGATCGATGATCTACGGCTACGGCGAACTGGGTTTCATCTATGCCGAAGTCGAGCCGAAAACCATCATCCGTGACGAAGCCGGCGTGGTCGATCTGGTTTACCAAATCGAAGAAGGCGATCGTTGGCGGATCGGTGAAATTCACGTCAACATCGACGGCGAACCTCACCTGATGAAAGAAAGCACCATCCTGAACCTGATGGAACTGCGCGAAGGCGATGTCATCGACCGTCGGAAACTGGAAAGCGACCGTCGTCGTCTGGGAGCCAGCCCACTGTTGGAAGCCGACATGAATATCGCCGAACCACCGGACATCAAAGTCGTGCCAAGGCAGGAGCTTCGATGAACACCATGGAACGTTTCTGCATGAACAACACGCACGGTGAACCTGCGAAGACCGCCGACCGAACCGGTCGCTGGGCCAAGACGCTGATGATCGGCGGACTGATCGCGCTGACCGGCTGTAACCAATTCGGCCCCAACCCCGGTTCCGGATCATCATTGTCGATGGGCGCCGGACCGCCGGTCACCGGACCAAGTTTGCAAACCGCCACGCCGTCGATCGCTCAGGCTTCGGCCACCAGCGGCGCTACGGCCGGTGCCCCGGCGACCGCCGACGGATCGGTGATCCAAGCTTCGTCTCCGAATCCCGGCACCACCGCCATTCCCGCTTCAACGGTGATCCCCGCATCGGCCACCACGCCGACCACTGGACAAACCGGCCATGCCGGTAACGTCGACAGCGGCGTGGGCTTTGGCCAACCCCAACCTTATGTCTCGCGACAATACCCGACGACACCCGGTGCCGTCCCTGTTCCCGCACCGATGCCGGGCAACACGGTCGACACATACGGTTCGCCGTTCGGTTCCCCGATGGGCGGCGATGTGCTGAACGCGCCACCGCCGGCACCCATGATGCCGCCCATTCGTGACGCCGATCTGATCGTCAACGGATACCCCGCCCGAACCGGCCGGATCATGTTTGGCGGTGCCGTCAACAGCGACGCCGGCGTCACCGGTCAAATCACGATCGACGAACGCAACTTTGACATCACTCGTTTTCCAACGTCCTGGTCCGACCTGATCGGCGGAACGGCGTTTCGCGGTGCCGGTCAAACCCTGCGGATCGAAGCGGTCCCCGGCAGCCAATTCCAACGCTACACCGCATCGTTCGGTGACCCCAATCTGTTCGGCTACCTGCCCATCAGCATGAACGTCAGCGGCTTCTTGTACGACCGACGGTTCGACGACTGGGACGAAGAACGCTTGGGCGGTCGCCTGAGTTTTGGCTATCGCATCACGCCCGACCTTTCGATCAGTCTGGGCATCAGCGGACAAAACGTCGACGTCACCAACCCGCGTGTCTTGGGGATTCCCCAACTGGACAACGCCCTGGGTGACAACGAACTGTACAGCGGACAAATCGCTCTGGTCCACGACACACGTGACAGCCCGATCCAAGCCGGCGAAGGCCACTACTTCGAATTCAGTTTCGAAGAAGTCTTTGGCGATTACGATTATTCCCGATTCGAAACGGAGTTCCGCCAGTACTGGTTGCTGGCGCAACGTGCCGACGGATCCGGCCGCCAAACGCTGTCGTATTCGACTCAAATCGGAATCAGCGGCGAAGAAACACCGATCTTTGAAAACTTCTTCGCCGGTGGTTACGCGACCATGCGTGGTTTTGACTTCCGTGGTGCCAGCCCGTCGATCGCCGGTGTGGAAGTCGGGGGTCGATTCCAATGGCTCAACGCCATCGAATACATGTTCCCGATCACCGCGGACGATGCGTTCCGTGGCGTCGCCTTTGTCGACTTCGGAACCGTCGAACAAGATATCGAAATCAACAAAGACAACTTCCGGGTCGCTCCCGGGGTCGGTCTGCGAGTGGCCATCCCGATGATGGGGCCCGCGCCGCTGGCGTTCGACTTCGCCTTTCCGGTCGCCAAAGCGGACACCGACGACGAGCGCACGTTCAGCTTCTACATGAGCCTGATCCGATAACCAGACCCAGGTTTAGCAACCACTCGGGCCGCCTGTGAAAACCAGGCGGCTGGCAAACTCCGATTGCCGCTCGCCCCACCAGGTTGACTCACATCTGAACAGTCGAAACATCAATTCGACGTGAAGATCGGAAGCGTTTGGCACCGCTGTCTGCTTTAATTCCCACCCCACGCAACTTTCCTGTCGGGAAAGTTGCGATGTTGGTTTATGGAATTCAAGTCTCTGCACAGACACAAAGTAGTGAGCCGCTGGTATGCCGACGTCATTTGGCAAATTTGTTTTGGTGGGGTGCCTAGGATGCTGCACGCTGACCGCCGTTGCCCCCGCCGCCGACCTGTTCCAAATTGATCCGACCAACCGACCGGCGATTGGCGGTAAGGAAATCGACTGGATCGACGGCGACTTTGTTATTCGCAACGACAAAATCATCGCCGTCGTCGCCAACCCCGTCGAGGGCCGCGATGCCAACATGACCGTCCGCGATGCGGGTGCGGGCTTGATCGACCTGACTCGGCGGGACGGGATGAGCGATCAACTGAGCGCATTTTATCCGGCCGCTTCACGATTTCTGTTCGAAGACGCATCAGCGGTCGAAACCGGCGATGTCGACGGCGGCGTTTTTTGGCAATGCACGTCGTCGTCCGTCCGCAACGGTTCCGGCGGTAACGCGACGGTGCGATACGAATTGCGCGACGGCGACGATTTCGTGACAGTCACCACGACCCTCCGTGGCGAAGACACCGCGGCCGACGGTGTCCGTGCCGACCGTACGTTCCAATTCGGAACCTTAAGTGTTGACGACCAAAACGTGGCGTTCTTTCGTGACGAGTTTTTTCGCCAGTGCTATGGCATCACCGGACAGGGTTTGGGCAACGGGATGATGCAATGGGACAAGGAACGGATGCGCCGCGTGACCTACCCGCCGGCCGCCGGCGAAGATCCGGGCAATGACGACAACACAATCCGGTGGACCGTTCGCCTGTACCCGGCCGCCAACTTGGTCGATCTGGTCGGCATTGTTCGCGGATCCGCCCCGCAAACGATTCAGCTGGACGGATTGGTCGGTGACCAACCGCGTCCGACGCTGACAATCCTGTCGGCCGATGCTGACCAACTGGCATCGCTGACACCAGAATTGCAAACCAAGATTCATTTCCCCGAAAACGGGAACACTTCGTTGCACCTGAGCCCCGGAAAATATCAGGTACGTGCCGAAGCGATCGGCCATCAAGCGGTGATCACCGAATTGACGGTGGGGCCAAGTGCCGCTGATCACACGATCGAATTTTCGGCCGCCACCAGCATTGTGGCCTCCACTCGCGACAGCGACGGCAACCCGTCGCCCGCCAAGTGGACCTTTTACGGCATCGACGGAACCGCCAACCCGACGTTCGGCCCCGACAGCGCCGACGGCAGTGTGGAAAACTGTGTCTACACCGTCGACGGGAACTTCACTCGCAGCATTCCGGCCGGACGTTACGAATGCATCATCAGCCGGGGGCCGGAATTCGACGCCGAAATCCAAACCATTCAGGTTGCCGACGGACAACAGACCACCGTCGACGTCACGCTGAACCGGGTGATCAACACCGATGGTTG is from Crateriforma conspicua and encodes:
- a CDS encoding BamA/OMP85 family outer membrane protein, yielding MARQTDIFRGDAGPVGQEGPIGVRARRAPAARPPVMAASWLGLFLTLTILSCFPTPANGQMGGMGGGMPGAGGGAGAPGPPQRAKFRDAIHETDGLTIGREEGDKIVLAVRLVGNRSVSPHLIHQKLQTRKDRFFDYETVLADVHRLIEMGSFDDVTFDIQETPADAAQPGVIVTFKVRERPVITEVIFFGNTRINDRELRGRAGLTKKDPLNPYAIESAQRRLIDYYHEEGFNRVAISVEYGQPDAPEGQRLSSGEVVFRINEGQKERIRTIRMVGNTIVSGSRLKSIIKSRDARYGATLYVGNTADLQKINRDVDILQAYYHNLGFLTASVGRSIEYEENGKFMSVTFDIHEGPRFRIGDIQIVGNQYVTEESLRARHELISGATFSGTKMQLDIGSMIYGYGELGFIYAEVEPKTIIRDEAGVVDLVYQIEEGDRWRIGEIHVNIDGEPHLMKESTILNLMELREGDVIDRRKLESDRRRLGASPLLEADMNIAEPPDIKVVPRQELR
- a CDS encoding BamA/TamA family outer membrane protein, with the protein product MNTMERFCMNNTHGEPAKTADRTGRWAKTLMIGGLIALTGCNQFGPNPGSGSSLSMGAGPPVTGPSLQTATPSIAQASATSGATAGAPATADGSVIQASSPNPGTTAIPASTVIPASATTPTTGQTGHAGNVDSGVGFGQPQPYVSRQYPTTPGAVPVPAPMPGNTVDTYGSPFGSPMGGDVLNAPPPAPMMPPIRDADLIVNGYPARTGRIMFGGAVNSDAGVTGQITIDERNFDITRFPTSWSDLIGGTAFRGAGQTLRIEAVPGSQFQRYTASFGDPNLFGYLPISMNVSGFLYDRRFDDWDEERLGGRLSFGYRITPDLSISLGISGQNVDVTNPRVLGIPQLDNALGDNELYSGQIALVHDTRDSPIQAGEGHYFEFSFEEVFGDYDYSRFETEFRQYWLLAQRADGSGRQTLSYSTQIGISGEETPIFENFFAGGYATMRGFDFRGASPSIAGVEVGGRFQWLNAIEYMFPITADDAFRGVAFVDFGTVEQDIEINKDNFRVAPGVGLRVAIPMMGPAPLAFDFAFPVAKADTDDERTFSFYMSLIR
- a CDS encoding CehA/McbA family metallohydrolase; translation: MPTSFGKFVLVGCLGCCTLTAVAPAADLFQIDPTNRPAIGGKEIDWIDGDFVIRNDKIIAVVANPVEGRDANMTVRDAGAGLIDLTRRDGMSDQLSAFYPAASRFLFEDASAVETGDVDGGVFWQCTSSSVRNGSGGNATVRYELRDGDDFVTVTTTLRGEDTAADGVRADRTFQFGTLSVDDQNVAFFRDEFFRQCYGITGQGLGNGMMQWDKERMRRVTYPPAAGEDPGNDDNTIRWTVRLYPAANLVDLVGIVRGSAPQTIQLDGLVGDQPRPTLTILSADADQLASLTPELQTKIHFPENGNTSLHLSPGKYQVRAEAIGHQAVITELTVGPSAADHTIEFSAATSIVASTRDSDGNPSPAKWTFYGIDGTANPTFGPDSADGSVENCVYTVDGNFTRSIPAGRYECIISRGPEFDAEIQTIQVADGQQTTVDVTLNRVINTDGWVSAELHSHSTPSGDNTSSQRGRVENLVCEHIEFGPCTEHQRIESYEDFLGELGAMDLMATCSGMELTGGPLPLNHQNAFPLKWTPHAQSGGGPRTDTNPITQIQRLAMWDDESDKVIQINHPNLNQMARDKDKDGTEDGGFASMFQFADVIEVHPPEAIFDDPEEITPDDLRDNRILQWMRLISEGQRIPGVVNTDAHYNHHGSGWLRNWVASSTDDPAQIDIDEMTANLEAGRAIMSTGPFMTVQLHAKELDRPAQIGDEVTLSDGNAELAVQIQCPNWLDVTRVEVFVGTRRVDELTRRRQTHPDAFADGVIKFDQRLPLSIDGDTFIVVAAIGEQRELGRVYGDNFGKQPPVVISNPIYVRR